The Persephonella atlantica genome includes a window with the following:
- the lptB gene encoding LPS export ABC transporter ATP-binding protein, whose translation MRKLSTLEVKHLKKTYKDRTVVDDVSLYVQEGEIIGLLGPNGAGKTTTFRMLLGFIKPDQGNIFLNDEDITDLPVYERARKGISFLPQESSIFRDLTVWENIVMFLEFQTEDRSQIKEKAKSLLDEFGIYHLKDQKASTLSGGERRRLEIARSLIINPSFLLLDEPFAGVDPVSVQDINHLIKELIKRDIGIVLTDHNVRETLKITDRAYILAHGRVIAEGTPEEIVEDRTVRKIFLGEEFTLA comes from the coding sequence ATGAGAAAACTCTCTACACTTGAAGTGAAACATCTAAAAAAAACATATAAAGACAGGACTGTTGTTGATGATGTTTCCCTTTATGTTCAGGAAGGCGAGATAATAGGTTTATTAGGGCCAAACGGTGCAGGGAAAACAACAACATTCAGAATGCTCCTTGGCTTTATAAAACCTGACCAGGGAAACATATTCCTGAATGACGAAGACATAACTGACCTACCTGTTTATGAAAGGGCAAGGAAAGGTATATCCTTTCTCCCTCAGGAATCTTCCATATTTAGAGACCTGACTGTGTGGGAGAATATTGTTATGTTTTTGGAGTTTCAGACAGAAGACAGATCACAGATAAAAGAAAAGGCAAAATCTCTATTGGATGAGTTTGGTATATATCACCTTAAAGACCAGAAAGCTTCCACACTGTCAGGAGGAGAACGAAGAAGGCTTGAGATTGCCCGTTCACTTATAATAAATCCTTCATTTCTCCTTCTTGATGAGCCTTTTGCAGGTGTTGACCCTGTCTCTGTTCAGGATATAAATCATCTAATAAAAGAGTTAATCAAAAGGGATATAGGTATTGTTCTTACAGACCACAACGTCAGAGAAACGCTAAAGATAACAGACAGGGCTTACATTCTTGCTCATGGCAGAGTTATAGCAGAAGGAACGCCTGAAGAGATAGTAGAAGACAGAACAGTAAGGAAGATATTTTTAGGAGAAGAATTTACCCTTGCTTAA
- a CDS encoding riboflavin synthase codes for MFTGLIEEVGTVKSVKPVSGGKEIGINAYIVTEDTNIGDSISVNGVCLTVTAVKGDTIFFDVSQESLDRSNLKFLAVGDKVNLERALKISDRLGGHIVQGHVDTVGIVERITPKGEHTEFIISFPPQFTDLIVEKGSIAIDGISLTINSIDKNRVSINVIPHTLHSTNLTFKKAGDSVNIEFDILGKYIKRILGKSTGRESHLEKLLENF; via the coding sequence ATGTTTACAGGGCTGATAGAAGAAGTGGGAACAGTAAAATCTGTAAAACCTGTCTCTGGCGGAAAAGAGATAGGGATAAATGCATATATAGTTACAGAAGACACAAATATAGGGGACAGTATCTCTGTAAACGGTGTTTGTCTAACGGTAACAGCAGTAAAGGGAGATACTATATTTTTTGACGTTTCACAGGAAAGTTTAGACAGGTCTAATCTGAAATTTTTAGCTGTAGGGGACAAGGTTAATTTGGAAAGGGCTTTAAAGATTTCAGATAGACTTGGCGGACATATCGTTCAGGGGCATGTTGATACTGTGGGCATAGTTGAGAGAATCACTCCAAAAGGTGAACATACGGAGTTTATTATCAGTTTTCCTCCCCAGTTTACAGACCTTATTGTGGAAAAAGGCTCCATAGCTATAGATGGCATAAGCCTTACAATTAACAGCATAGATAAAAACAGAGTTTCCATTAATGTGATTCCCCACACACTACACAGTACAAATCTTACTTTTAAGAAGGCAGGAGATTCTGTTAATATAGAATTTGATATATTGGGAAAATACATTAAAAGAATTTTAGGTAAAAGTACAGGCAGAGAAAGCCACTTAGAGAAACTCCTTGAGAACTTTTAG
- the accD gene encoding acetyl-CoA carboxylase, carboxyltransferase subunit beta — protein sequence MGLKDLFSRFKGRRKLQVERGEWLKCEKCKTLLYSEDLKKNMKICPHCGYNFRMNAKERVDMFLDEIYEYDLFSRIKPVDILNFRDTKKYKDRIKQAQEKTGLNDAIIIAYGKIYDREVILAPMDFRFMGGSMGSVVGAKFVRGAEFAIEKKIPFITVTASGGARMQESIISLMQMAKTSIAVDKMNKAGVLYISILTDPTMGGVSASFAFLGDVIIAEPESLIGFAGPRVIEQTIKQQLPEGFQRSEFLLEKGQIDMVVDRRNLKKTVYTLIKQLNG from the coding sequence ATGGGACTGAAAGATTTATTCAGCAGATTTAAGGGAAGAAGAAAACTGCAGGTTGAAAGGGGAGAGTGGCTCAAATGTGAAAAGTGTAAAACACTCCTCTACAGCGAAGACCTGAAAAAAAACATGAAAATATGCCCCCACTGTGGTTATAACTTCCGTATGAACGCAAAGGAAAGGGTTGATATGTTCCTTGACGAGATATATGAGTACGACCTTTTTTCACGGATAAAACCTGTAGACATTCTGAACTTCAGGGATACAAAAAAGTACAAAGACAGGATAAAACAGGCTCAGGAAAAAACAGGGCTAAACGATGCTATCATTATAGCTTACGGCAAAATTTACGACAGGGAAGTTATTCTTGCCCCTATGGATTTTAGATTTATGGGCGGAAGTATGGGAAGTGTAGTGGGAGCAAAATTTGTCAGAGGGGCTGAATTTGCCATTGAGAAAAAGATACCATTTATTACTGTAACAGCCTCTGGCGGTGCAAGGATGCAGGAAAGCATCATATCACTTATGCAGATGGCAAAAACATCTATTGCTGTTGACAAGATGAACAAAGCAGGAGTGCTTTACATATCCATACTTACAGACCCTACAATGGGCGGTGTATCAGCAAGCTTTGCATTTTTAGGTGATGTGATAATAGCAGAGCCTGAATCCCTTATTGGATTTGCTGGACCAAGGGTTATAGAGCAGACAATAAAACAGCAGCTACCTGAAGGTTTTCAGCGTTCAGAATTCTTACTTGAAAAGGGACAGATAGATATGGTTGTTGACAGAAGAAATCTGAAAAAAACTGTTTATACACTGATAAAGCAGCTAAATGGATAA
- the mobB gene encoding molybdopterin-guanine dinucleotide biosynthesis protein B: MDKKVPVISIVGAHNSGKTTFIEKVIRILSNRGYSVAAIKHDPKGKAVTDTPGKDSYRMFHAGAKQVILASPDKITSYVRISDYDPSDLVKKYVVEDVDIIIIEGFKRYKNTDKFEVIRKEEKRELILSEEDGLVGVITDYYSHPLSFDINRPEEFASYLEKHYIKTEKYL, translated from the coding sequence ATGGATAAAAAAGTTCCTGTTATCAGCATCGTAGGTGCCCACAACAGTGGTAAAACCACCTTTATAGAAAAGGTAATCAGGATTCTTTCTAACAGGGGATACTCTGTTGCCGCAATAAAACACGACCCTAAGGGAAAGGCAGTTACAGACACTCCCGGTAAAGACAGCTACAGAATGTTCCATGCAGGGGCAAAACAGGTTATATTAGCATCACCTGACAAGATAACATCTTACGTAAGAATTTCAGATTACGACCCGTCTGACCTTGTAAAAAAGTATGTTGTGGAAGATGTTGACATAATCATAATAGAAGGCTTTAAGAGATACAAAAATACAGACAAGTTTGAAGTGATAAGAAAAGAAGAAAAAAGAGAGTTGATTTTGTCTGAAGAAGATGGTCTTGTTGGCGTGATAACAGATTATTACAGCCATCCTCTTTCCTTTGACATCAACAGACCTGAAGAGTTTGCCAGCTACCTTGAAAAACATTATATAAAAACCGAAAAATATTTATAA
- a CDS encoding DUF6394 family protein — protein sequence MINWGKVWSDFFIFLALTSNVGFIFSHDPYQLVIAIGVNLLATVLKFGAKKILAAELLATALVADLHLIPATILYFMETHVPLAIGLAIGAAVANVISIVMLIIEVIFEYHKEEEM from the coding sequence ATGATTAACTGGGGAAAGGTATGGTCTGATTTTTTTATATTTTTGGCTCTTACCAGTAATGTAGGTTTTATATTCAGTCACGACCCCTATCAGCTTGTTATAGCAATAGGTGTTAATCTTCTTGCAACTGTTCTAAAGTTCGGAGCAAAAAAGATACTTGCAGCAGAGCTTCTGGCAACAGCCCTTGTTGCTGACCTCCACCTCATACCTGCAACCATTCTTTACTTTATGGAGACCCACGTACCCCTTGCAATTGGACTTGCCATTGGTGCTGCAGTGGCAAACGTTATTTCCATTGTTATGCTCATTATAGAAGTAATATTTGAGTATCATAAAGAAGAGGAAATGTAG
- the hisD gene encoding histidinol dehydrogenase, with product MKIVDLRGKDYTKSEELERLIRRSDMEIDQYEGSVKEILKNVKERGDEAVIEYTERFDGVKLKPDEFAVPFEEIEKAYESIEENVRKALEVSYERVRRFHEAQIEHSFFLEEDGMMLGQKVVPMERAGLYVPGGKAAYPSTVIMNAVPAVVAGVKDIIICSPNPNVYTLAAAYICGIHTVYRIGGAQAIGAMAYGTQTVQKVDKIVGPGNIYVALAKKNVYGYVDIDSIAGPSEILVIADETANPEWVAADLLSQAEHDELAASILVTTSEDIAKKVKDILYKKLLNNFSRESIARKSLDNYGHAFIVDDLNTAAEVSNYIAPEHLEIITDNPFSLLDRIKHAGAIFLGEYSTEPLGDYVLGPNHVLPTGRSARFSSPLGVYDFVKKSSVIYVSQKGFEKVEKYARDIATAEGLEAHRLSVEVRLNR from the coding sequence ATGAAGATTGTTGACCTGCGGGGAAAAGATTATACAAAAAGTGAAGAGTTAGAAAGATTAATAAGAAGGAGTGATATGGAGATAGACCAGTACGAAGGCTCTGTAAAGGAGATACTGAAGAATGTGAAGGAAAGGGGAGATGAAGCGGTTATTGAATATACAGAGCGTTTTGACGGAGTAAAGCTAAAGCCTGATGAGTTTGCTGTTCCTTTTGAAGAGATAGAAAAGGCATATGAAAGTATAGAAGAAAACGTGAGAAAGGCCCTTGAGGTATCTTACGAAAGGGTAAGGAGGTTCCACGAGGCTCAGATTGAGCATTCTTTCTTTTTAGAAGAAGATGGTATGATGCTTGGACAGAAAGTTGTGCCGATGGAAAGGGCAGGTCTTTACGTTCCCGGCGGAAAAGCTGCATATCCTTCCACTGTTATTATGAATGCTGTTCCTGCTGTTGTTGCAGGTGTAAAAGATATAATCATCTGTTCTCCAAATCCAAACGTTTACACACTGGCAGCAGCATATATATGTGGGATACATACTGTTTACAGGATAGGAGGAGCTCAAGCAATAGGTGCTATGGCTTACGGAACCCAGACTGTGCAGAAGGTTGATAAGATTGTAGGACCTGGAAACATATATGTCGCACTGGCAAAGAAGAATGTTTACGGCTATGTGGACATAGATTCAATAGCAGGTCCTTCAGAGATACTGGTTATTGCAGATGAGACAGCAAATCCAGAGTGGGTTGCTGCAGACCTGCTTTCTCAGGCAGAGCACGATGAGCTTGCCGCTTCTATTCTGGTTACAACGTCGGAAGATATAGCAAAAAAGGTAAAAGATATTCTTTATAAGAAACTGCTGAATAATTTCTCACGGGAAAGTATAGCAAGAAAATCACTGGATAACTATGGTCATGCATTTATTGTTGACGACCTGAATACTGCTGCTGAAGTTTCAAATTATATAGCACCTGAACACCTTGAGATAATAACAGATAATCCGTTCAGCTTACTTGACAGGATAAAACATGCAGGGGCTATATTCCTCGGGGAGTATTCTACAGAGCCTTTAGGTGACTATGTTTTAGGTCCCAATCATGTTCTTCCAACAGGAAGGTCAGCCAGATTTTCCTCACCACTGGGTGTTTATGACTTTGTAAAAAAGTCTTCTGTCATATATGTATCCCAGAAGGGGTTTGAAAAGGTTGAAAAATATGCAAGGGATATTGCTACAGCAGAAGGATTAGAAGCCCACAGACTGAGTGTTGAGGTCAGGCTAAACAGATAA
- the dnaJ gene encoding molecular chaperone DnaJ: protein MAAKKDYYEILGVSRNATPDEIKKAYRRLARKYHPDLNPNNKEAEEKFKEISEAYQVLSDPEKRKLYDQFGHAAFTGAGAGRREGGFEGFSGFGMNIDDILEDLFNFSDFFGGGRRRTHREKRRTYTAERGDDIYQTVTISLEDAYRGTTLTIDVPRYVICERCAGTGQKPGSQPTVCPECGGAGQITYSSGFMHITQTCPRCQGTGYIQQPCDVCNGRGLVMKTETVKVRIPPGVDNGTKLRVPGKGHSGRFGGPPGDLWIIVNVQPHWLYERKGDNLYVKVNVNVAEAINGTELEIPTIDGKTEKIKIPEGTQSGQHIRIHGKGMPRLKSSGYGDLVVVVNVEIPSRKQLSRKARKIVDELEKELPKPSTRFEKP from the coding sequence TTGGCAGCAAAAAAGGATTATTACGAAATACTTGGGGTAAGCAGAAACGCAACACCAGATGAGATAAAAAAAGCTTACAGGAGACTGGCAAGAAAGTACCATCCTGACCTGAACCCAAATAATAAAGAAGCAGAAGAAAAGTTTAAAGAGATAAGTGAAGCATATCAGGTGTTGTCAGACCCTGAAAAGAGAAAGCTTTACGACCAGTTTGGACATGCTGCATTTACAGGAGCTGGGGCAGGCAGAAGAGAAGGTGGTTTTGAAGGATTTTCAGGTTTTGGTATGAATATAGATGATATATTAGAAGACCTGTTTAACTTCTCAGACTTTTTTGGTGGAGGTAGGAGAAGAACACACAGAGAGAAAAGGAGAACATATACAGCTGAAAGGGGAGATGACATATACCAGACAGTAACCATATCCTTAGAAGATGCCTACAGGGGAACGACTCTAACAATAGATGTTCCCAGATATGTGATATGTGAGAGGTGTGCAGGAACTGGCCAAAAACCTGGTAGTCAGCCAACAGTATGTCCAGAGTGTGGAGGAGCAGGTCAGATAACATACTCTTCAGGCTTTATGCATATAACACAGACATGTCCAAGGTGTCAGGGAACAGGATACATTCAGCAGCCCTGTGACGTGTGTAATGGTCGTGGTCTTGTGATGAAGACAGAAACAGTAAAGGTTAGAATTCCTCCCGGTGTAGATAACGGAACAAAGCTGAGAGTTCCGGGAAAAGGGCACAGTGGGAGATTTGGGGGACCTCCGGGAGATTTGTGGATAATAGTAAACGTTCAACCACACTGGCTTTATGAGAGGAAAGGGGATAATCTCTATGTGAAGGTTAACGTAAATGTTGCAGAAGCAATTAACGGCACAGAGTTAGAGATTCCAACCATTGACGGCAAAACGGAAAAGATAAAAATTCCAGAAGGGACACAGAGTGGACAGCACATAAGGATACATGGAAAAGGAATGCCCCGCCTGAAATCTTCTGGATACGGAGACCTTGTCGTTGTGGTTAATGTTGAAATTCCTTCAAGAAAACAGCTCAGCAGAAAAGCAAGAAAGATTGTTGACGAGCTTGAGAAAGAACTGCCAAAGCCTTCAACAAGGTTTGAAAAACCTTAA
- a CDS encoding heat shock protein transcriptional repressor HspR, which produces MKKGKKNKKEPLYMIGAVSRMFNIHPQTLRLYEREGLLTPSRTEGKTRLYSQEDIEKLEFILFLTRELGVNLAGVDAILRMREQMLQMQKQIEYLLEYIQEEIKRRYAESYEEQQNALMRVPKIEITKIEEYMYNKFRKEQEGE; this is translated from the coding sequence ATGAAAAAGGGAAAGAAAAACAAAAAAGAACCTTTATATATGATTGGAGCAGTCTCACGGATGTTTAACATTCATCCCCAGACATTGAGACTGTACGAGAGGGAAGGACTTTTGACGCCTTCCAGAACAGAAGGAAAAACAAGGCTTTACTCTCAGGAAGATATAGAAAAGTTAGAGTTTATACTGTTTCTCACGAGGGAGCTGGGAGTAAATTTAGCAGGTGTAGATGCAATCCTCAGGATGAGAGAGCAGATGCTTCAGATGCAAAAACAGATAGAGTATCTCCTTGAGTACATACAGGAGGAGATAAAGAGAAGATATGCAGAAAGTTATGAAGAACAGCAGAATGCTCTGATGAGAGTTCCAAAGATTGAGATTACAAAGATAGAGGAGTATATGTATAATAAATTCAGAAAAGAGCAGGAAGGTGAGTAA
- a CDS encoding aminotransferase class I/II-fold pyridoxal phosphate-dependent enzyme has protein sequence MEERKYHEFPRIKRLPEYVFAIVNDLKARLRKEGEDIIDFGMGNPDLRPAQHIIDKLCESARKKTTHRYSMSQGIPRLRKAITEFYKNRFGVELNPEEEAIVTIGSKEGLSHLMLAMLSPGDMVLVPSPRYPIHYYAPVIAGASVLTVPLPLEGSDEEKQEQFLKNIYESYKDSYPEPKVLILNFPNNPTTMTVDIHFFKEIVKFAKEKGMWIIHDFAYADLCYDGYKAPSILQVEGAKDIAVETYSLTKGFSMAGWRVGFVLGNPTLIYNLKRLKSYLDYGTFTPIQVASIIALESDYSIVEEARDTYGERLEILVEGLNKAGWKVQKPKATMFLWAKIPEEFQHLGSIEFSKLLLTEANVAVAPGVGFGEHGEGYVRFAVVENKKRIRQAIRNIKRFFKKYKGQATVK, from the coding sequence ATGGAAGAGAGAAAGTACCATGAATTTCCGAGAATAAAAAGGCTACCTGAATACGTTTTTGCCATTGTTAACGACCTTAAGGCAAGACTGAGAAAAGAAGGTGAAGACATTATAGATTTTGGAATGGGAAATCCAGACTTGAGGCCTGCACAGCACATTATTGATAAACTGTGTGAATCAGCAAGGAAAAAGACAACCCACAGATACTCAATGTCTCAGGGAATACCAAGGCTGAGAAAGGCAATAACAGAGTTTTATAAAAATAGATTTGGCGTTGAGCTCAATCCTGAAGAAGAAGCCATTGTAACGATAGGTTCTAAAGAAGGTTTATCTCACCTGATGCTTGCTATGCTCTCTCCTGGAGACATGGTTTTAGTTCCATCACCAAGGTATCCTATACATTACTACGCACCTGTTATAGCTGGAGCCTCTGTCCTGACAGTTCCACTTCCCCTTGAAGGCTCTGATGAGGAAAAGCAGGAGCAGTTTTTAAAGAACATTTATGAGTCATACAAAGACAGCTATCCAGAGCCAAAAGTTCTGATACTGAACTTTCCTAATAATCCAACAACAATGACAGTTGACATACATTTTTTTAAGGAGATTGTTAAGTTTGCAAAGGAAAAAGGAATGTGGATTATACATGATTTTGCATACGCAGACCTGTGTTACGACGGATATAAAGCTCCCAGCATACTGCAGGTAGAGGGAGCAAAGGATATAGCTGTTGAGACTTACTCACTTACAAAAGGATTCTCCATGGCAGGATGGAGGGTAGGTTTTGTTTTAGGTAATCCTACTCTGATTTACAACCTGAAAAGACTGAAAAGCTACCTTGATTACGGAACATTCACTCCCATTCAGGTTGCCAGCATAATCGCTTTAGAGAGTGATTACTCTATTGTGGAAGAAGCAAGAGACACTTACGGAGAAAGATTAGAAATTTTAGTGGAAGGTCTTAACAAAGCAGGGTGGAAGGTTCAAAAGCCTAAAGCAACCATGTTCCTGTGGGCAAAAATACCAGAAGAGTTCCAGCATTTAGGCTCTATAGAGTTCAGTAAACTTCTTCTTACAGAAGCAAATGTTGCTGTCGCTCCAGGTGTAGGATTTGGTGAACATGGAGAAGGTTACGTTAGATTTGCTGTTGTTGAGAACAAAAAGAGAATAAGACAGGCCATCAGAAACATAAAAAGATTTTTCAAAAAATATAAAGGACAGGCAACAGTTAAATGA
- a CDS encoding LysM peptidoglycan-binding domain-containing protein: MRFFINSFVLLIFLTFSAGFGLTYTVKRGDNLGKIAKRYNVSVKSIIKANNLKKPYIIRPGQKLKIPVRKTATTKCVLKHKVKRGESLIKIAKKYRVWVKDIKKLNNLKSDKLYVGQVLCIKKGKITKSSQKSSKKSFYIKKKKIITKRIITYTVRKGDNLSKIAKRYGTTVSKIIKLNKLKKPYIIRPGQRLKIEKREISYVEEVVKRRTVPFGFIWPVNGKVIQTFANNARKRHLGIDIRTDCQAPIKAAEDGKVIYAGDSIKAYGNLIVIKHAKRFNTVYGHVGQIAVKEGQTVKKGDVIGYVGKLGEAQECGLYFEVRKNGFPLDPLVFLSKNKSKKVN; this comes from the coding sequence TTGAGATTCTTTATTAACAGTTTTGTTCTGCTTATTTTTTTAACTTTCTCTGCTGGTTTTGGGCTTACATATACGGTAAAGAGGGGAGATAATTTAGGTAAAATTGCAAAAAGGTATAACGTTTCTGTCAAATCTATCATAAAGGCAAACAATCTGAAAAAGCCTTACATCATAAGGCCGGGACAGAAACTGAAAATACCTGTCAGAAAAACAGCTACAACTAAGTGTGTCCTGAAGCACAAAGTAAAAAGGGGAGAATCACTGATTAAGATAGCAAAAAAGTATAGGGTTTGGGTGAAAGACATTAAAAAGCTGAACAATCTAAAGTCAGATAAACTGTATGTGGGACAGGTTCTGTGTATCAAAAAAGGAAAAATCACAAAATCTTCCCAAAAAAGCTCAAAAAAAAGTTTTTACATAAAAAAGAAAAAGATTATTACAAAGAGGATTATTACCTACACGGTAAGAAAGGGAGACAACCTCTCAAAAATAGCAAAAAGATATGGAACAACAGTAAGCAAGATAATAAAGCTAAATAAACTGAAAAAACCATACATCATACGGCCGGGACAGAGGTTGAAAATAGAAAAAAGAGAGATAAGCTATGTGGAAGAAGTAGTAAAAAGGAGAACCGTTCCATTTGGGTTCATATGGCCTGTAAATGGAAAAGTTATCCAGACATTCGCTAACAACGCAAGGAAAAGACATCTCGGAATAGACATAAGAACAGACTGTCAGGCTCCAATAAAAGCTGCAGAAGATGGTAAGGTTATATATGCAGGAGACAGTATCAAAGCTTACGGTAATCTGATAGTTATCAAACACGCAAAAAGGTTCAACACAGTTTACGGACACGTAGGACAGATTGCTGTAAAAGAAGGACAGACAGTTAAAAAAGGAGATGTTATCGGTTATGTAGGAAAACTTGGTGAAGCACAGGAATGCGGTCTATACTTTGAGGTGAGGAAGAACGGTTTTCCTTTAGACCCTTTAGTATTCTTGAGCAAAAACAAATCTAAAAAAGTTAACTGA
- a CDS encoding potassium channel family protein, whose translation MKKRKKKKKHYGNVRPKNYRAIYEEKFYDILFQLRYPLMTVIFFTTMGVLILMILNNRSDGESVLNYFFHTVITFSTVGYTEGYQTDPQHLMLNRFFATIFIIVAIPFVYMYGLVTTVNVFMNSNIDEIYRYWRMYKAMEKLKGHYIICRFNGITKELMKNLKRRGIKYVLIEPDASLEKEIREFGVEYYVIDEPHKRSVLLGVGIEQAKGVITAFEDNTQDLSVIVTARLIRPDKDSFMVFATATTEGAAEKMKLLGANEVIVPDVSVGRRMTSFVLHPPSPVLSGFLEKIAYGERTDIDIIEISIGEDSDLVGKKLKDIKMRQETGATVVAIIRADGKMKIAPSGETEIKKGDSLIVLGHPKALRRAEEFFKHHKIEEVETV comes from the coding sequence TTGAAAAAAAGAAAGAAAAAGAAAAAGCATTATGGTAACGTAAGACCCAAAAACTATAGAGCCATTTACGAAGAGAAGTTTTACGACATACTGTTTCAGCTCCGGTATCCCCTTATGACAGTTATATTTTTCACAACAATGGGTGTACTCATACTGATGATTCTGAACAACAGAAGCGATGGAGAAAGCGTTCTTAACTACTTTTTCCACACAGTTATAACATTCTCTACAGTTGGGTATACCGAAGGCTATCAGACAGACCCACAGCATCTTATGCTTAACAGATTTTTTGCCACCATATTTATTATTGTGGCTATACCATTTGTTTATATGTATGGTCTTGTTACAACAGTTAATGTGTTTATGAACAGCAATATAGACGAAATATACAGATACTGGAGGATGTATAAAGCTATGGAAAAACTGAAAGGACATTACATCATATGTAGGTTTAATGGGATAACTAAAGAGCTGATGAAAAATCTAAAAAGAAGAGGAATAAAGTATGTTCTCATCGAACCTGATGCTTCTCTTGAAAAGGAAATCAGAGAGTTTGGTGTTGAGTATTACGTTATAGACGAACCCCATAAAAGGAGCGTTCTCCTTGGAGTAGGAATAGAGCAGGCAAAGGGAGTTATCACAGCTTTTGAAGACAATACACAGGATTTATCTGTTATTGTAACAGCAAGACTTATAAGACCTGACAAAGATAGTTTTATGGTTTTTGCCACAGCTACTACTGAAGGAGCAGCTGAAAAGATGAAACTCCTTGGAGCAAACGAAGTTATTGTTCCAGATGTATCGGTAGGAAGGAGAATGACCTCTTTTGTTTTACATCCTCCTTCTCCTGTGCTGTCTGGATTTTTAGAGAAGATTGCTTATGGTGAAAGGACGGACATTGATATAATAGAAATCAGCATAGGGGAAGATTCAGACCTTGTAGGAAAAAAACTGAAAGATATAAAGATGAGACAGGAAACAGGTGCAACAGTAGTAGCAATCATTAGAGCTGATGGAAAGATGAAGATAGCTCCATCTGGAGAAACAGAAATAAAGAAAGGGGATTCGTTAATTGTGTTAGGACATCCCAAAGCATTAAGAAGGGCAGAGGAGTTTTTTAAACATCACAAAATAGAAGAGGTTGAAACGGTATGA
- a CDS encoding acylphosphatase encodes MRLYAIFAGTVQGVGFRYFVRDKAKKLGVKGYVRNLPDGTVEVVAEADEETLKKFFSEIEKGPPLAEVTDIRYQFEDKDGGFADFEILY; translated from the coding sequence ATGAGGCTGTATGCAATTTTTGCCGGAACCGTTCAGGGTGTAGGCTTTAGATACTTTGTCAGGGATAAAGCTAAAAAGCTTGGAGTGAAAGGGTACGTGAGAAATCTACCTGATGGAACTGTTGAGGTTGTAGCAGAAGCAGATGAGGAAACTTTGAAAAAGTTTTTCTCTGAGATAGAGAAAGGTCCACCACTTGCAGAGGTAACAGATATCAGATACCAGTTTGAAGACAAAGACGGGGGTTTTGCAGATTTTGAGATTCTTTATTAA
- the pgeF gene encoding peptidoglycan editing factor PgeF, translating to MERINIRSLHIIFTEKSDGNMKDSSVRKDFISKHQLPSPILPEQKHSSVVLNADSHNLECDGLFTQEKNKALGVLTADCMPVVLTDFSSLSVVHAGWRGLIDGIIENALRMFGKKEIFAFIGPSARKCCYEVQEEFAEGLKKTGVSERFLSRSSDRITFSLQELAVEKLKIGGIKEIYDISLCTICSQKFFSYRNGDFEERILTMAWLED from the coding sequence ATGGAGCGTATAAATATACGCAGTTTACATATTATATTTACAGAAAAGTCAGACGGAAACATGAAAGATTCTTCTGTAAGGAAAGACTTTATAAGTAAACATCAGCTTCCCTCTCCCATTTTACCTGAGCAGAAACATTCCTCAGTAGTGCTAAATGCTGACAGCCACAACTTAGAGTGTGATGGACTATTTACACAGGAAAAAAATAAGGCTTTAGGTGTCTTGACTGCAGACTGTATGCCTGTTGTTCTGACAGACTTTTCCTCTCTGTCGGTTGTACACGCTGGATGGAGAGGACTGATAGACGGAATAATAGAAAACGCTTTAAGAATGTTTGGCAAAAAAGAAATTTTTGCATTCATTGGCCCTTCAGCAAGGAAGTGCTGTTATGAGGTGCAGGAGGAATTTGCCGAAGGTCTTAAGAAGACGGGAGTTTCTGAGAGATTTTTAAGCAGGTCTTCAGACAGAATAACATTTTCACTTCAGGAACTTGCAGTGGAAAAACTAAAAATTGGTGGTATAAAAGAGATTTATGATATATCTTTGTGTACAATATGTTCTCAAAAATTTTTTTCTTACAGGAATGGAGACTTTGAAGAGAGAATACTTACAATGGCATGGCTGGAGGATTAG